A genomic segment from SAR324 cluster bacterium encodes:
- a CDS encoding class II aldolase/adducin family protein, whose translation MTKAEKELRQAIIDKCLWMNASGLNQGTSGNISARYKNQMLITPSGIPYEQLKPEMITSMPLEGEYGSWEGLLKPSTEWRFHLDIIKSRPQVNGVVHTHSTYATTIAITGRGIPACHYMIAAAGGPTIRCAPYARYGTEALSQYALEALEDRNCCLLANHGMIATGTSLDKAMWLAVELETISKQYYHSLLIGGPNILTDAQIDETMKGFSTYGLQDPK comes from the coding sequence ATGACCAAGGCTGAGAAAGAATTACGACAAGCAATCATTGATAAGTGTCTTTGGATGAACGCATCAGGACTCAACCAAGGTACTTCTGGGAATATCTCTGCTAGATACAAGAACCAGATGTTGATCACTCCAAGCGGGATTCCCTACGAGCAATTGAAACCAGAAATGATTACTTCCATGCCCTTAGAGGGAGAATATGGAAGTTGGGAAGGGCTACTCAAGCCTTCTACAGAATGGCGTTTTCACTTGGACATCATCAAGTCACGCCCCCAAGTGAATGGCGTTGTTCACACTCACTCAACCTATGCGACCACAATTGCAATCACAGGTCGGGGAATACCAGCCTGCCACTACATGATTGCAGCTGCAGGAGGACCAACGATTCGTTGTGCTCCGTATGCCCGGTACGGTACAGAAGCGCTGTCCCAATATGCTTTGGAGGCTTTGGAGGACAGAAATTGCTGCTTACTTGCGAATCATGGGATGATTGCAACAGGAACTTCGTTGGACAAAGCAATGTGGCTGGCAGTTGAACTGGAAACCATCTCGAAGCAGTACTACCACAGCCTGTTGATTGGAGGACCAAACATTCTGACAGATGCTCAGATTGATGAAACTATGAAAGGTTTCTCAACCTACGGACTGCAAGATCCAAAATAA
- a CDS encoding bifunctional rhamnulose-1-phosphate aldolase/short-chain dehydrogenase, with product MKYPKALDRSYPNWDESYADSLDLVSKLIYRSNLLGSDQRITNTGGGNTSAKILEIDPLTGQQTEVLWVKGSGGDLRTSKRENFSSLYQQKLLNLIPKYKSAPVKGYKTNIEDEMVGMYPHCTFNLNSRAASIDTPLHAFIPHKHVDHMHPNSVISIAASKRSQDLTKEIWGEDLIWFPWQRPGFDLGLQLQKICEDHPKARGVLLGGHGVINWADSDQECYEWTVEIIQKADAYLSKHDKGELTFGGNQYPDLSQEQRRTAIVEILPWLRGQVASDKRLIATVQDDDMMRYFVNSKDVVRLAELGTSCPDHFLRTKIKPMYVPWDPHNQNLDQLKSLIKIGLEKYREDYTSYYDRCKRNDSPAIRNTNPSIVLIPGLGMIAWGKNKSESRVTAEFYNCALEVMRGAEAVDEYVAIDQQEAFDIEYWLLEEAKLRRMPPEQEMSRQVAVVIGAGSGIGKATCHRLLKEGAHVVCADFDSSSSARTADELVQKVGLGIGVSGTGLSSCGPTLARTANMTDRESVRNLFDDVLMAYGGMDTLIVTAGIFFPPDDSGRISDSQWRQTYDVNVIGPAMVAEEAHQVWIRQELPANLILTSSVNATVSKVGSLAYDSSKAALNHLVRELAIQLAPFVRVNALAPATVVAGSSMFPRDRVLSSLAKYQLPFNEEEDTEALRNRLATFYAQRTLLKTEISADHQAEALFLMASERLSRTTGQLLNVDGGLHEAFVR from the coding sequence TAAACTTATCTATCGCTCTAATCTACTTGGATCAGATCAACGTATTACAAATACTGGGGGAGGGAATACCTCTGCGAAGATTCTCGAAATCGATCCTCTTACTGGTCAGCAAACAGAAGTGTTGTGGGTAAAGGGTTCCGGAGGCGATCTACGCACATCGAAGCGTGAAAATTTCTCTTCTCTATATCAACAGAAACTACTTAATCTCATCCCAAAATATAAATCCGCACCTGTGAAAGGTTATAAGACTAATATTGAAGATGAGATGGTGGGGATGTACCCCCACTGTACTTTCAATCTTAACTCCCGTGCGGCCTCCATTGATACACCCCTGCATGCTTTCATACCACACAAGCATGTGGATCACATGCATCCCAATTCAGTAATCTCAATTGCAGCGTCCAAAAGGTCCCAAGATCTGACAAAAGAAATTTGGGGTGAAGATTTGATATGGTTCCCTTGGCAAAGGCCAGGTTTTGATCTTGGATTACAACTTCAGAAAATTTGCGAGGATCATCCAAAGGCGAGGGGAGTTCTTCTTGGGGGCCATGGAGTAATCAATTGGGCAGATAGTGATCAGGAATGTTATGAATGGACAGTAGAGATTATTCAAAAAGCTGATGCCTATCTCTCAAAGCACGACAAAGGGGAACTCACATTTGGGGGAAATCAATATCCCGATCTCTCGCAAGAGCAGCGAAGAACAGCAATTGTGGAAATTCTCCCTTGGTTGCGTGGACAGGTAGCTTCAGATAAACGATTGATTGCCACAGTTCAGGATGATGACATGATGCGCTACTTCGTCAATTCCAAGGACGTAGTTCGCTTGGCAGAGCTTGGAACTAGTTGCCCAGATCATTTTCTGAGAACCAAAATTAAGCCAATGTATGTTCCATGGGATCCTCACAACCAGAATTTAGATCAACTGAAGAGTTTGATTAAAATAGGTCTGGAGAAATATCGTGAGGATTACACTTCTTATTATGATCGATGTAAGCGTAACGATTCGCCTGCCATAAGAAATACCAACCCAAGTATTGTACTAATTCCCGGCCTTGGCATGATCGCCTGGGGTAAAAACAAAAGTGAGAGCCGCGTCACCGCGGAATTCTACAATTGTGCACTTGAGGTTATGCGCGGTGCAGAGGCTGTGGATGAGTATGTAGCAATTGATCAGCAAGAGGCTTTTGATATCGAGTATTGGCTTTTGGAAGAAGCTAAACTTAGACGAATGCCCCCAGAACAGGAAATGTCCAGACAGGTGGCTGTTGTTATAGGGGCAGGCTCTGGAATTGGAAAAGCTACCTGCCATCGACTCCTCAAAGAAGGTGCACATGTAGTTTGTGCTGACTTCGACTCCTCCAGTTCGGCAAGAACCGCAGATGAATTGGTACAGAAAGTTGGTTTGGGAATTGGAGTCTCTGGGACTGGCTTGAGTTCATGTGGCCCCACCCTCGCCCGAACAGCAAATATGACTGATAGAGAAAGTGTTCGTAACTTGTTTGATGATGTCCTCATGGCCTATGGCGGAATGGATACACTCATCGTCACTGCTGGAATTTTCTTTCCTCCGGATGACTCTGGTCGAATTTCCGATAGCCAATGGCGTCAGACCTATGATGTCAATGTGATTGGTCCTGCAATGGTTGCAGAGGAGGCACACCAAGTTTGGATAAGACAGGAGCTTCCCGCAAATCTGATCCTAACTTCTTCAGTAAATGCGACTGTTAGTAAAGTCGGAAGCTTGGCTTATGACAGTTCCAAAGCTGCCCTGAATCATCTTGTGCGGGAATTAGCCATTCAACTAGCTCCATTTGTACGTGTGAATGCCTTGGCTCCAGCAACTGTAGTCGCCGGTAGCAGTATGTTCCCCAGGGACCGAGTTTTATCTTCTCTTGCGAAGTATCAATTACCGTTCAACGAAGAAGAAGATACAGAAGCTTTGAGAAATCGTCTGGCAACTTTTTATGCGCAGCGGACTCTGCTGAAAACAGAAATTTCCGCTGATCATCAGGCAGAAGCTCTGTTTTTAATGGCCTCAGAGCGACTTTCCAGAACAACAGGACAATTGCTGAACGTGGATGGAGGCCTCCATGAAGCATTTGTTCGCTAA
- a CDS encoding iron-containing alcohol dehydrogenase → MDNWTELIDDLVDGRWMNPETQELASVPFESIVIKENLEGQEVELLKQVGLSKNLLLVCDGTTYKVLGKRIKNAFSSSGEMQVIILDHPHADLSFVEELRPKLSSFDGVVACGSGTVNDICKHSTMLNGQRYAVFATSGSMNGYTSATASMRLDSGLKISLPSHAPAGFFVDLSVSASAPSYLAASGFGDCLCRSVAQVDWWLSHRLLGTLYLQSPYIIQEKDEPELNSRAGQLPTGDIEATGYLHRVLTLGGLGVSFSGVSNAGSMGEHQISHYIDCFAGDRHPGTLHGQQVGVASLTMARLQSQLLSSDKPPTLKETIIDLPDMERRMGKEIAKQCRDEFSKKSFEGAFLEQANERLQEIWTELKEEVQPFLISVDEMEEMLKSSGGAVNYKELGVDAELYRDAIVHCREMRNRFSFLDIAADAGLLEDFASEEMNCA, encoded by the coding sequence ATGGATAACTGGACAGAATTAATTGACGACCTGGTTGACGGTAGATGGATGAATCCCGAGACACAGGAGTTAGCTTCGGTACCTTTTGAATCGATCGTAATCAAAGAGAACCTGGAAGGACAAGAGGTTGAACTCCTCAAGCAAGTTGGCTTGAGCAAAAATTTATTGCTCGTCTGTGATGGGACTACCTACAAAGTTCTTGGAAAAAGAATAAAGAACGCTTTCAGTTCATCAGGTGAAATGCAGGTGATAATTCTTGATCATCCTCATGCTGACCTTAGTTTTGTTGAGGAGTTGAGGCCAAAATTGAGCTCATTTGACGGTGTTGTTGCTTGTGGTTCAGGAACAGTGAATGACATTTGTAAACATTCAACAATGCTGAATGGCCAGCGGTATGCGGTTTTTGCGACCTCCGGTTCAATGAATGGCTACACTTCTGCTACAGCCTCAATGCGTTTAGATTCGGGACTGAAAATCTCATTACCATCACATGCACCAGCTGGTTTTTTTGTCGATCTAAGTGTGTCAGCTTCTGCACCATCCTACCTGGCAGCCTCTGGTTTTGGAGATTGTTTATGTCGGTCTGTCGCCCAAGTTGACTGGTGGCTTTCTCACCGTTTGTTGGGAACGCTCTACCTCCAATCTCCCTACATTATTCAAGAGAAAGATGAACCTGAACTGAATTCCCGTGCCGGGCAATTACCGACAGGTGATATTGAAGCTACGGGGTATCTACACCGAGTGCTCACACTTGGGGGCTTGGGTGTTTCATTCTCTGGGGTTTCCAATGCAGGCTCAATGGGCGAACACCAAATTTCTCATTACATAGATTGCTTCGCTGGAGATCGACACCCAGGGACCTTGCATGGTCAACAGGTTGGAGTTGCTTCTTTAACGATGGCCAGACTTCAAAGTCAGTTACTCAGTTCCGATAAACCACCAACGCTGAAGGAAACCATCATTGATTTGCCGGATATGGAAAGGCGAATGGGTAAAGAAATAGCCAAACAATGTAGAGATGAGTTTTCCAAGAAGTCTTTTGAAGGTGCGTTCTTGGAGCAGGCTAATGAGAGATTGCAGGAGATATGGACAGAACTGAAAGAAGAAGTACAGCCGTTTTTGATTTCAGTCGATGAAATGGAAGAGATGCTGAAGTCCTCTGGTGGGGCTGTCAACTATAAGGAGCTTGGAGTAGATGCTGAACTATATCGCGATGCGATTGTCCATTGCCGAGAGATGCGGAACCGCTTCTCTTTCCTAGACATCGCTGCTGATGCTGGCTTATTGGAAGATTTCGCCTCAGAGGAAATGAATTGCGCCTGA
- a CDS encoding HAD-IIB family hydrolase has protein sequence MRLINHIPTEVCQNLRGVFFDIDDTVTTDGRLEGAAYLAIEKLQQAGLVTIPITGRPAGWCDMIARFWPVDGVVGENGAFYFAYDRNAAKMRRCYVRSEAQRLEDQTKLSTLEKEILQKVSGSAISADQAYREADLAVDFCEDVVPLPNESVLKIKKIFEVAGAVAKISSIHVNGWFGDYDKLSTCQLFVSSKLGFELSEQREKFIYVGDSPNDEPMFQYFPNAVGVANVQNFKDQLRHPPTWVTCQESGAGFVELVDHLLKNRI, from the coding sequence TTGCGCCTGATCAATCATATTCCAACAGAAGTTTGTCAAAATCTTCGGGGAGTTTTCTTCGACATTGATGACACAGTGACCACCGATGGCCGCTTAGAAGGAGCAGCATACCTTGCCATTGAAAAGCTTCAACAAGCTGGCTTAGTCACCATACCCATCACAGGTAGACCAGCTGGCTGGTGTGATATGATTGCGCGCTTCTGGCCAGTTGATGGAGTTGTGGGAGAAAACGGCGCGTTCTATTTTGCTTACGATCGAAATGCTGCGAAGATGCGCAGATGTTATGTAAGGAGTGAGGCACAACGACTCGAAGACCAGACAAAACTTTCCACACTCGAAAAGGAAATTCTCCAAAAGGTTTCTGGTTCAGCAATCAGTGCAGATCAGGCCTACCGGGAAGCAGATTTGGCTGTTGACTTTTGTGAAGATGTAGTCCCTCTTCCAAACGAATCAGTACTGAAGATTAAAAAAATATTTGAAGTCGCAGGTGCTGTTGCCAAAATCTCATCAATTCACGTCAACGGTTGGTTTGGGGATTATGACAAGCTCTCGACATGCCAGTTGTTTGTTAGTTCAAAATTGGGTTTCGAATTGAGTGAACAACGAGAGAAGTTTATTTATGTTGGTGATAGCCCGAATGACGAACCCATGTTTCAGTACTTCCCAAATGCTGTTGGCGTTGCCAATGTGCAAAATTTCAAAGATCAACTTCGACACCCTCCAACGTGGGTGACCTGCCAAGAAAGTGGAGCGGGATTTGTTGAGCTAGTTGACCATCTGTTGAAAAATAGAATTTAG
- a CDS encoding MFS transporter: protein MNNSAVSFRKARLAISFIFFTNGMGFASIAPHLPWLQNKFQLTESEMGLMLLCHAIGAVTMMLVAGRVIHSFGSRLPVIMGGCLLILLLPLVFWLDQITIIILVLIIAGAGIGTMDVAMNAQAVMVENGLEKPIMSSFHGLWSLGAMTGGATATVALTMNFTPLQHVAFSSLILTIILGASSFSMIPSPQEEKGEKTPLLVRPSGKVLSLGLLCLLGMVSEGTAVDWSAIYSSSVLGASPSQAALTFTIFTMTMMIGRLTGDWVILKLGRVQLVRYTAALGALGLGLGLFWGTTFSAWLGFACLGFGLANIVPIMFGEASRLPGVSAGTGIAGVATLGYCGFLLGPPIIGFLAELIGLQGALGLIVVFCLILGVFGPGMLSENKVTKN, encoded by the coding sequence TTGAATAATTCTGCGGTGTCTTTCCGCAAGGCACGCCTCGCTATTTCGTTTATTTTCTTCACAAACGGGATGGGGTTTGCCTCCATTGCACCACACCTGCCTTGGCTTCAAAATAAGTTCCAGCTTACTGAATCAGAAATGGGGTTGATGTTGTTGTGTCATGCCATCGGTGCAGTCACGATGATGCTTGTTGCTGGGAGGGTGATCCACTCATTCGGCAGCCGTCTTCCGGTGATTATGGGAGGGTGCCTGCTTATTTTATTGCTTCCTTTAGTTTTTTGGTTGGATCAGATTACGATAATCATCCTTGTTCTGATCATTGCTGGAGCAGGGATTGGAACCATGGACGTAGCAATGAACGCTCAAGCTGTGATGGTTGAAAATGGCTTGGAGAAACCCATCATGTCATCCTTCCATGGACTCTGGAGCCTGGGAGCAATGACCGGAGGAGCGACTGCAACGGTTGCCCTGACTATGAATTTTACACCTCTCCAACACGTAGCATTTTCATCTTTGATTTTGACGATAATCCTTGGAGCTTCATCCTTCTCGATGATTCCCTCCCCACAGGAGGAAAAGGGTGAAAAAACTCCATTACTGGTGAGACCCTCTGGCAAAGTGCTTTCGCTTGGTCTTTTGTGTTTGCTAGGAATGGTTTCGGAGGGTACTGCTGTGGACTGGTCGGCAATCTATTCAAGCTCAGTCCTTGGTGCTTCCCCCAGCCAAGCTGCGCTTACCTTCACGATCTTTACGATGACAATGATGATCGGAAGACTAACCGGTGATTGGGTGATCCTTAAGCTGGGTAGAGTTCAACTCGTCAGGTATACAGCGGCACTTGGTGCACTTGGACTAGGTCTTGGGCTTTTCTGGGGAACAACTTTTTCAGCATGGCTCGGTTTTGCTTGCTTGGGATTCGGTTTGGCAAACATTGTCCCGATCATGTTTGGAGAGGCGAGCCGCCTTCCTGGTGTCTCTGCTGGTACTGGAATCGCCGGAGTTGCGACTTTGGGTTACTGTGGGTTTTTGTTAGGACCACCGATAATAGGATTTTTGGCTGAATTAATTGGGCTTCAAGGTGCTTTGGGGTTGATCGTTGTATTTTGTTTGATCCTCGGAGTTTTTGGCCCAGGAATGCTCAGTGAAAACAAGGTAACAAAGAACTAA